In one Triplophysa rosa linkage group LG13, Trosa_1v2, whole genome shotgun sequence genomic region, the following are encoded:
- the b4galt1l gene encoding beta-1,4-galactosyltransferase 1 yields the protein MRDSSLNFSLLHRTCSLVVLLCFLHIFVTVIYYVRNSDSSQTFVQNQQTPRIHRKLTEQRVSTEEPTPPSVSNVTETEKKLVTCPDNPPRLVGPLRIEFSDPVTLDLVRSENQVLQPGGRFKPKDCIAQQKVAMIIPFRNRDEHLKFWLYYLHPILQRQQLDYGVYIINQDGDAAFNRAKLLNIGYKEAMKEYDYDCFVFSDVDLIPMDDRNIYKCFNQPRHLSVSMDKFSFRLPYTQYFGGVSSLSKDQYLKINGFPNNYWGWGGEDDDIFNRISSKGMSISRPDGMIGRCRMIRHERDKQNDPNPQRFDRIAHTRDTMAKDGINSLTYEVVKVEKDQLFTKITVDVGKL from the exons ATGCGCGATTCATCTTTGAATTTTAGTCTTCTACACAGGACTTGTTCTCTGGTGGTGCTTCTTTGTTTCCTGCACATTTTTGTCACTGTGATCTATTACGTTAGAAACTCAGATTCAAGTCAAACCTTCGTGCAAAACCAGCAAACCCCACGGATCCACAGAAAACTGACCGAGCAGAGGGTCTCCACAGAGGAGCCCACACCACCATCTGTTTCTAATGTGACAGAGACTGAGAAGAAGCTGGTAACATGTCCTGACAATCCACCTCGACTGG TGGGTCCGCTCCGGATTGAGTTTTCTGACCCTGTCACCTTGGATCTCGTGAGAAGTGAGAATCAAGTGCTGCAGCCGGGCGGGCGGTTCAAACCCAAAGACTGCATCGCCCAGCAGAAAGTGGCCATGATCATCCCCTTCAGAAACCGGGACGAGCACCTAAAGTTCTGGCTTTATTACCTGCACCCCATCCTACAGCGCCAGCAACTAGATTACGGCGTTTATATCATCAATCAG GATGGTGATGCGGCGTTCAACCGTGCCAAACTCCTCAACATTGGTTACAAGGAGGCCATGAAAGAGTATGACTATGACTGTTTTGTCTTCAGCGATGTTGACCTTATTCCCATGGATGACCGCAACATCTACAAGTGCTTCAATCAACCCAGGCATCTGTCTGTGTCGATGGACAAGTTCAGCTTCag GTTACCGTACACGCAGTACTTCGGTGGTGTGTCGTCTCTCAGCAAAGACCAGTATCTTAAGATCAACGGCTTTCCAAACAACTACTGGGGATGGGGAGGAGAAGATGACGACATTTTTAACAG GATCAGCTCTAAAGGGATGTCGATATCAAGACCTGACGGCATGATTGGCAGGTGCAGAATGATCCGTCATGAGAGAGACAAACAAAACGACCCCAATCCTCAGAG GTTTGACCGGATAGCTCACACAAGGGATACAATGGCAAAAGACGGGATCAATTCATTAACATATGAAGTTGTTAAAGTGGAAAAGGACCAGCTGTTCACCAAAATCACAGTGGATGTTGGGAAACTGTGA
- the exosc3 gene encoding exosome complex component RRP40: MDTVHARFKDKIGEVLLPGDVFSLSVPEGGDCIIKREKIICGPGLRRNGEEVQVCKSGILRHKQANLYWIDSQQRRYIPTKGESVIGIVTAKSGDIYKVDVGGSEQASLSYLAFEGATKRNRPNVQVGDLVYGQFTIANKDMEPELVCIDSCGRANGMGVFGADGLLFKVSLGLVRRLLAPQSEIVKDLEKIFPLETVVGLNGRVWVKAKTVQQTLIVANLLETCENMTSQQRQTLFKKVAEGSF; the protein is encoded by the exons ATGGACACCGTACATGCTCGTTTCAAAGATAAAATCGGCGAGGTGCTTTTACCTGGCGATGTGTTCTCATTAAGTGTTCCAGAAGGTGGAGACTGTATTATCAAACGTGAAAAAATAATATGCGGTCCGGGGCTTCGGAGAAATGGCGAGGAAGTTCAAGTGTGTAAAAGTGGAATTCTTCGCCATAAACAAGCAAACCTGTACTGGATAGACTCTCAACAGAGACGG TACATTCCAACAAAGGGTGAAAGTGTCATTGGTATTGTGACGGCAAAGTCTGGAGATATCTACAAAGTGGATGTTGGAGGAAGTGAGCAGGCATCCCTTTCGTATTTGGCATTTGAGGGAGCTACAAAGAGAAACAGACCTAATGTGCAG GTGGGGGATTTGGTGTATGGCCAGTTCACAATTGCAAACAAAGATATGGAGCCTGAGTTGGTGTGTATAGACAGCTGTGGCAGAGCCAATGGGATGGGGGTGTTTGGAGCTGATGGGCTGCTTTTTAAAGTCTCATTGGGTTTAGTGCGCAG ACTTCTGGCTCCTCAGAGTGAAATCGTGAAGGATCTGGAAAAGATTTTCCCCCTTGAGACGGTTGTTGGGCTGAATGGAAGAGTGTGGGTGAAAGCAAAGACTGTTCAGCAAACGCTGATAGTGGCCAATCTTCTGGAGACCTGTGAGAACATGACCTCCCAACAGAGACAGACACTATTCAAGAAAGTGGCAGAAGGCTCCTTCTAG